GAAGAAATTTGGAGGCAAAACGATCCCACTTTCCGGATCAACCCCTCTTTTTTCCAACCAAAGTTTCGCTTCTGGTGAGAGTTCCCCAGGGAATCGTTCAAATTGTTCCACGGGATCTGGAGAATGGTGGGCTTCCTCGTGAGAAAGAGAAGTTCGGAGAGACATAAAAATGATACCAATGCTAAGCAATGACCAAAGTGTTGCGATCAAATATCCCAAAATCAAAACCACTGTTGGAATTTCTTCATTTTGTAAATCTTCAGGTCCAAGGCCTGCCATCCAAAAGGCAAGGATGCCCGCATCGGTTTCTGCGAGTCGTTCTGCAAAATCAGATAAATCATATAGTGAATACAATGAAATGCTGGTACCTAAAAAAACGAGGGATAGGATCGAGGTCGTTTCACCTAACATCCCTAAAACTAAAATCCCAACTCCCCAGAAAATACCTGTAAAATAAGCTAGATCACCTAATTTTGAATACAACACACTGACAGAAATCAGAAACAATCCAAACAAAATCATTGTTTGGCGAGCATGTCGGCCTTGGAATCCTAATCGTAATAAAAATGCTCCAACAATGGAAGATCCAATGTATCCTGCTGATACAACTAGGATAAAAGAACCACGAAAGGATGCAGGAACAGCAATGGTCTCTCCACCTTCGTTACCGTGTAGAGTGATTCCTTTCACAACACCACCGCTAAAAAGAGCGGCTGTTGCATGGCAGATTTCGTGAATCAAAACCACAAACTCTTTTAAGTACGAAGTGAATTGGTGGTCCCAAAACGCGACTAAACTTAGGATGAGCGATAAAAAAATGACAAATTTAACAGGTTTTTCTGCCATCATCGGTTTAAATATCGGCTAGTTGGGGCTAAAAGAAAGACCAATAAATGTAATATCGTCTGATTGTTCCCGATTTCCTCTGAATTGTGTCATTCTTTGGTCGAGTAACGAGGGAAGTTCTTTGACCGTTTTGTCGGCATTATAATGCAAAAAATCAATGAGAGTGTCCTCACCAAAAATTTCATCCCGTTCACTGAAGGCTTCTGTAATCCCATCAGAATACAAAAATAGTTTGGTTCCTGGTAAAAGTTTCAATTCTTGAACATGGTAATCAGTTTCTAAAATTCCTAACACTCGTTGGGTTTTTGAATGTAATTTGATTTGGCCATCAGCGCGCATTTCTATTAGGGAAAGATGACCTGCATTTACATACTTAAAAACATTTTCAGTGGAATCGAATATTCCACCGAGTAAGGTCATAAATTCATTCCCTTTGTATCTCGCGCGAAAAAAGGAATTAATTTCTCGGAATAATCCTTCCAATGAAGTACCATTTCTCAATTGTTCTCTGACAATACCTTTAATAGCACTTACTAAAAATCCAGTTCCAAGTCCATGGCCAGCAACATCACCTAACAAAACAATCATTTTGGTATTGGAAATTGGGATGATATCTAAGTAATCTCCAGAAATACCAACAGCGGGTTTTGATATATAACCGTAATCAATACCTTTTACTTCACTCGGTAAAATCAATCGTAAGGTGTTGTCGACAATGGATGCTGTTTGGATATCTCTTACTATTTTACGTTTTTGAATTTCATCTTCCAATAAACTATAGTTTTCGAGTAACATTCCCGAAATTTTCACAACTTCATTAATGAATTTTAATTCTCCAATGGAAAAATATTTTTTATCTAATTTTTCTCCGATCAATATCATAGCTTGGATATTTTTTTTGTTTGAGGAGGAATCATATGCTGGAAATGCCAATTGAACATGTAGTCC
The sequence above is a segment of the Leptospira levettii genome. Coding sequences within it:
- a CDS encoding M50 family metallopeptidase, which encodes MMAEKPVKFVIFLSLILSLVAFWDHQFTSYLKEFVVLIHEICHATAALFSGGVVKGITLHGNEGGETIAVPASFRGSFILVVSAGYIGSSIVGAFLLRLGFQGRHARQTMILFGLFLISVSVLYSKLGDLAYFTGIFWGVGILVLGMLGETTSILSLVFLGTSISLYSLYDLSDFAERLAETDAGILAFWMAGLGPEDLQNEEIPTVVLILGYLIATLWSLLSIGIIFMSLRTSLSHEEAHHSPDPVEQFERFPGELSPEAKLWLEKRGVDPESGIVLPPNFFLDPPSKDNQG